A DNA window from Ipomoea triloba cultivar NCNSP0323 chromosome 10, ASM357664v1 contains the following coding sequences:
- the LOC116031735 gene encoding G-type lectin S-receptor-like serine/threonine-protein kinase At2g19130 translates to MFCTAAMDIRHSSCPVYNFLFLIFCLSIHISHGAYTISVNQSLSGDQTIVSPDGKFELGFFKPGTASNYYIGIWYKMSPQTVVWVANREIPISNKGSAELKILDGNLVLLNEFKTSIWNTSISSTSKSVTAVLHNDGNLILSDGSNSTSPLWQSFDNPTDTWLPGGKLSYNKRTRTKQLLISWRNSEDPAPGLFSLELDQANRQYLIKWNKTEQYWTSGPWNDHIFSGVPEMRSNFFYNFSYKDNHNESYFTYSLYDDSVISRFVMGLSGQIQQFSWLNNSNQWNMFWSQPKDLCQVYAYCGAFSICQNSLPFCNCLDGFEHKSDADWNRTDFSGGCVREAALGCGNNSTTNVAKDKFKIYPQMAPSKYAISMMAGSAAECESYCLGNCSCSAYAYHDSDGCSIWNRELLNLQQLSEGDGSGRTIYIRLAASEFPSDKSNNGVPVGFVVGPVAGALLVLCVIFFALRKWRGHMFGTAKIMEGSLVVFGYKELQSATKNFSEKLGGGGFGSVFKGALPDSSVIAVKKLESISQGEKQFRTEVSTIGTIQHVNLVRLRGFCSEGNKKLLVYNFMQNGSLDSHLFSENMSTVLDWKTRFQIALGTARGLAYLHEECRDCIIHCDIKPENILLDAEFCPKVADFGLAKLVGREFSRVLTTMRGTRGYLAPEWISGVAITPKADVYSYGMMLFELISGRRNAEPSQDEKVRFFPFRAANTIATEGNILTLLDPRLQGVADIDEASRTCKVALWCIQDEEKHRPSMGQVAQILEGVLDVGFPPIPRSLELFANNQETIVFFTEPSSTNSSSHSHNTSSNSSSQTENSPS, encoded by the coding sequence ATGTTTTGTACAGCAGCTATGGACATCAGACACAGTTCTTGTCCTGTGTACAATTTTCTCTTCCTAATTTTCTGTCTCAGCATACATATCTCACATGGAGCTTACACCATATCTGTAAACCAATCTCTGTCTGGTGACCAGACAATTGTTTCTCCAGATGGAAAGTTTGAGCTTGGTTTCTTCAAACCAGGTACGGCTTCCAACTACTACATAGGTATATGGTATAAAATGAGCCCCCAAACTGTAGTTTGGGTAGCAAATAGAgaaataccaatatccaacaagGGCTCCGCTGAGCTCAAAATCTTGGATGGCAACTTGGTGCTCCTCAATGAGTTCAAAACCTCAATTTGGAATACCAGTATCAGTTCCACTTCAAAATCTGTTACAGCTGTTCTTCATAATGATGGTAATTTGATCTTGAGTGATGGATCAAATTCAACATCACCACTCTGGCAGAGCTTTGATAATCCAACTGATACATGGTTGCCTGGTGGGAAACTTTCATATAACAAGCGTACGAGAACAAAACAGCTCCTGATTTCTTGGAGGAATTCAGAGGATCCTGCACCAGGTTTGTTCTCTCTTGAGCTGGACCAAGCAAACAGGCAGTATCTTATAAAGTGGAATAAGACTGAGCAGTATTGGACAAGTGGCCCTTGGAATGATCATATTTTCAGCGGGGTGCCTGAAATGAGGTCAAACTTcttttacaatttttcctaCAAAGATAATCATAATGAGAGCTATTTTACATATTCACTTTATGATGATTCTGTCATATCAAGATTTGTAATGGGTCTCTCAGGTCAAATTCAGCAGTTCTCGTGGTTGAATAATTCCAATCAGTGGAATATGTTTTGGTCACAACCAAAAGACCTCTGTCAGGTTTATGCTTATTGTGGGGCATTTAGTATCTGTCAAAATTCATTGCCCTTCTGTAATTGCTTGGATGGTTTTGAGCATAAGTCGGATGCAGATTGGAACCGGACCGACTTTTCTGGTGGTTGTGTGAGGGAGGCAGCTTTGGGGTGTGGAAATAATAGTACTACTAATGTGGCAAAAGACAAGTTCAAGATTTATCCCCAGATGGCACCCTCTAAATATGCCATATCTATGATGGCTGGCAGTGCTGCAGAATGTGAATCTTATTGCTTGGGGAATTGCTCTTGTAGTGCTTATGCTTACCATGACAGTGATGGATGCTCAATTTGGAACAGGGAGCTCTTGAATTTGCAGCAACTCTCAGAAGGCGATGGTAGTGGAAGAACGATTTATATCAGGCTTGCTGCCTCAGAATTCCCTAGTGATAAAAGTAACAATGGAGTTCCAGTTGGTTTTGTTGTGGGGCCTGTGGCTGGTGCACTGCTTGTTCTTTGCGTTATTTTCTTTGCACTCAGGAAATGGCGTGGCCACATGTTTGGAACAGCAAAAATAATGGAGGGTTCACTGGTGGTGTTTGGTTACAAAGAATTGCAATCTGCAACCAAGAACTTTTCAGAAAAGCTAGGGGGAGGAGGTTTTGGTTCTGTTTTCAAAGGGGCTTTGCCTGATTCATCTGTAATAGCGGTGAAGAAGCTCGAAAGCATCAGCCAAGGAGAGAAGCAATTCAGAACAGAAGTGAGCACAATTGGGACAATCCAGCATGTAAATCTTGTCCGCCTCCGTGGTTTTTGCTCTGAAGGCAATAAGAAGTTGTTGGTTTACAATTTCATGCAAAATGGCTCCCTGGATTCACATCTTTTTAGTGAAAACATGTCCACTGTTTTGGACTGGAAAACAAGGTTCCAGATTGCATTAGGGACAGCAAGAGGCCTGGCTTATCTCCACGAGGAGTGCAGGGATTGCATCATACACTGTGACATAAAGCCAGAAAACATCCTTCTTGACGCTGAATTCTGTCCCAAAGTGGCAGATTTTGGTCTGGCAAAGCTCGTTGGGCGCGAGTTTAGCAGGGTTCTGACTACCATGAGAGGTACAAGAGGTTATCTTGCACCAGAATGGATATCAGGAGTGGCTATAACACCAAAAGCAGATGTCTACAGCTACGGCATGATGCTTTTTGAACTTATATCAGGAAGGCGAAACGCAGAGCCTTCTCAGGACGAGAAAGTGAGATTCTTCCCATTTCGTGCTGCAAATACTATAGCCACGGAAGGTAACATCCTTACTCTGCTAGATCCCAGATTGCAGGGGGTTGCAGACATCGATGAGGCATCAAGAACCTGCAAAGTTGCCCTCTGGTGCATCCAAGATGAAGAAAAACACAGGCCATCAATGGGTCAGGTTGCTCAGATTCTTGAAGGAGTTTTAGATGTGGGCTTTCCCCCTATTCCCAGATCTCTTGAATTGTTTGCCAATAACCAGGAGACCATTGTTTTCTTCACTGAGCCATCCTCAACTAACAGCAGCTCACATTCTCACAACACCTCTTCAAATTCTTCCTCTCAAACAGAAAACAGCCCATCATAA
- the LOC116032926 gene encoding 5' exonuclease Apollo — MESGMISVDRWGNGSQAYFLTHLHADHTHGLSPSWRRGPLFCSRVSAILFPSKFPGFDLSLLRVVDVGNWYSLSLLSPSSASASATHLHFMPLDAHHCPGAVMYLFRGEFGCQLHTGDFRWEERSDRALIGREMLLNALKDVKLDFLYLDNTYCNPSYSFPSREVAARQVVNIIASYPKHDIVIAIDSLGKENLLVYISRVLKIKIWVWPERLQTMHLLGFRDIFTTKTSLTRVRAIPRYSFSIETLEALNIRRPTIGIMPSGLPWLVKKDGGNTNTFGSSRLVCNHDESSWHSDAATSSKPSCPNKDSNTFERYHQYIYTVPYSDHSCFAELQDFVKLLKPVNIKGIVTKAPCCINPMYYFGHLCGTKQASKVLHQKPGTIRIDRIEAARIKSSTGSGDSRVKRKKSVKKLEHATVHVGRVSILRRVRRGAKILDTDCID; from the exons ATGGAGAGCGGAATGATATCAGTGGACCGGTGGGGGAATGGAAGCCAGGCCTACTTCCTCACCCACCTCCACGCCGACCATACCCACGGCCTCTCTCCCTCGTGGCGGAGAGGCCCTCTCTTCTGCTCCCGCGTCTCCGCCATCCTCTTCCCTTCCAAGTTCCCCGGCTTCGACCTCTCCCTCCTCCGCGTCGTCGATGTCGGCAACTGGTATTCCCTTTCCCTCCTCTCCCCCTCCTCCGCCTCCGCCTCCGCTACCCATCTCCACTTCATGCCCCTCGACGCTCACCACTGCCCAG GAGCGGTCATGTATTTGTTTCGTGGTGAATTTGGTTGTCAGCTTCACACTGGGGATTTTCGTTGGGAAGAAAGAAGTGATAGAGCACTTATTGGAAGGGAAATGCTACTCAATGCTTTGAAGGATGTAAAACTTGATTTCCTGTACTTGGACAATACTTATTGCAATCCATCATATTCCTTTCCTTCTCGTGAAGTGGCTGCTAGGCAG GTTGTGAATATCATTGCCTCCTATCCTAAGCATGACATAGTCATTGCCATTGACTCGTTGGGGAAAGAAAACCTTCTGGTATACATATCCCGTGTACTCAAAATAAAG ATTTGGGTGTGGCCAGAGCGCCTGCAAACCATGCATCTGCTTGGTTTCCGTGACATCTTTACAACTAAAACTTCTCTTACCAGAGTCCGTGCAATTCCTCGTTACAGTTTTAGCATTGAGACTCTTGAAGCTTTGAATATAAGGCGTCCTACCATAGGAATCATGCCATCTGGACTTCCATGGTTAGTGAAAAAAGATGGGGGAAATACCAATACATTTGGCTCTTCTCGTTTAGTTTGTAACCATGATGAGAGCAGTTGGCACTCAGATGCTGCCACTAGCAGCAAGCCAAGCTGTCCAAATAAAGATTCAAACACTTTTGAAAGAtaccatcaatatatatataccgttcCATATTCTGATCACTCTTGCTTTGCTGAGTTACAAGATTTTGTCAAACTTCTAAAACCAGTTAATATTAAAGGCATTGTCACTAAAGCTCCTTGTTGCATTAACCCCATGTATTACTTTGGACATCTTTGTGGAACAAAGCAAGCATCAAAAGTGTTGCACCAGAAGCCAGGAACCATAAGAATAGACAGAATTGAAGCTGCTCGTATTAAGTCTTCTACTGGAAGTGGTGACTCAAGggtaaaaaggaaaaagagtgTTAAAAAGTTGGAGCATGCAACTGTTCATGTTGGTAGGGTTAGCATATTGAGAAGAGTGCGGCGTGGGGCAAAGATTCTGGATACAGATTGTATTGATTAA
- the LOC116032255 gene encoding LOW QUALITY PROTEIN: exocyst complex component EXO84A-like (The sequence of the model RefSeq protein was modified relative to this genomic sequence to represent the inferred CDS: deleted 1 base in 1 codon) — translation MEFLRESFSGTKADPAEFEAELTLSDKLKNFKSSTFDPDTYVCSKCRNMSEKVRSCFNFLLQPYIIIYLLSSYTHIILHCMYVHDEQETKHLWHYLMDLKKASAEEMRKSVYANYAAFIRTSKEISDLEGQLISLRNLLNNRAAIIQGLGEGTNLDSLAGPEGLSKEEISSFEAREPAKIDKWRVEFMESLEVLLAERRVDEALNALEEGENMAKEARKKQTLAPAALQALQTAITEQRQKLADQLAEAACQASVSGFELRSAVMALKRLGDGPRAHTLLLKSHQQKLRSNTQALRPSGASHGVAYTAALSHLVFSAIAQGASDSLAIFDDEPAYSSELVTWSVNQTETFAQLIRRHVLASPAASGGLRAVAECVQICLGHCALLEARGLALSPVLLKYFRPCVEQALTANLKRIEQNTAALAAADDWLLVHSPMGTRSLGTSSLASMISQPKLSSSAHRFNTMVQELCEDISPLESLQLSDQAMEGVLQTFNAYINMLVNAMPGTVETENLEGSGQRIVRLAETEAQQTALLANALLLADELVPRAAMKLSPSLQDPAKRASDRRLPEQRELKKKLQRVVDQLRDTFCRQHALELIFTEDGGVRLNADMYLSMDGSGEEPEWFPSLIYQELFEKLSRIAFIASDMFVGRERFATMLLVRLTDTVILWLSEDQAFWEEIEEGPRPLGPFGLQQFYLDMEFVILFASQGRYLSRNLHQVIKNIIGRAIEAVAASKIDPYSTLPDDEWFADVAQIAIKMLNGKANFGNMEREAGAVGSPTASVSSPVSHGSQ, via the exons ATGGAGTTTCTTAGGGAGTCATTTTCTGGGACCAAAGCAGATCCTGCAGAATTTGAAGCGGAGCTGACTCTGAGTGATAAGCTTAAAAACTTCAAATCCTCCACCTTCGATCCTGACACTTACGTTTGCAGCAAATGTCGTAACATGAGCGAAAAGGTACGTTCCTGTTTTAATTTTCTCCTTCAACCATATATCATAATATACCTTCTTTCTTCATACACT CATATTATATTGCATTGCATGTATGTTCATGATGAACAGGAAACCAAGCACTTGTGGCATTACCTTATGGATTTGAAGAAGGCTTCTGCCGAGGAAATGCGCAAGAGTGTTTACGCTAATTATGCTGCTTTTATCCG AACATCAAAAGAGATTTCTGATCTGGAAGGGCAGCTGATTTCGTTGAGGAATCTGTTAAATAACCGAGCTGCAATAATCCAAGGATTAGGGGAAGGGACGAATCTTGATTCCTTGGCAGGGCCAGAAGGGCTATCCAAAGAGGAAATCTCAAGCTTTGAAGCCAGGGAGCCTGCCAAGATAGACAAGTGGAGAGTGGAGTTTATGGAGTCTCTTGAAGTGTTGTTAGCGGAGAGGCGTGTGGACGAAGCCCTGAACGCGTTAGAAGAAGGCGAGAACATGGCGAAGGAGGCGAGAAAGAAGCAAACGTTAGCCCCGGCAGCCCTGCAGGCCTTGCAGACCGCCATAACGGAGCAGAGGCAGAAACTGGCTGATCAGTTAGCTGAGGCTGCTTGCCAGGCTTCGGTTAGCGGGTTTGAGCTTCGTTCTGCTGTAATGGCGCTTAAGCGCCTCGGGGACGGCCCCCGAGCTCACACTTTGCTCCTCAAGTCCCACCAGCAAAAGCTGAGGAGCAACACGCAGGCGCTTCGCCCCTCGGGGGCTTCACATGGAGTGGCATACACTGCTGCACTTTCCCACCTTGTTTTCTCAGCAATTGCCCAGGGGGCGAGCGACTCCCTCGCCATTTTCGACGACGAGCCTGCTTATTCCTCCGAGCTAGTCACGTGGTCCGTGAATCAGACCGAGACGTTCGCCCAGCTCATCAGGAGACATGTCCTGGCTTCCCCTGCAGCCTCTGGAGGGCTAAGAGCTGTTGCAGAGTGTGTCCAGATCTGCTTGGGCCATTGCGCGCTGCTCGAAGCTCGGGGGCTAGCCCTTTCCCCGGTCCTGCTCAAATACTTCCGACCGTGTGTTGAGCAAGCCCTAACTGCCAATCTCAAAAGAATTGAGCAGAACACTGCAGCACTCGCCGCTGCAGATGACTGGCTTCTTGTTCATTCCCCAATGGGGACTCGCTCGCTGGGAACATCCTCTCTCGCTAGCATGATTTCGCAACCTAAGCTCTCCAGTAGCGCCCACAGATTTAACACAATGGTTCAG GAACTCTGCGAGGACATTAGTCCTCTCGAGAGCTTGCAGTTATCTGATCAGGCAATGGAGGGAGTCTTGCAAACTTTCAATGCATATATCAATATGTTGGTGAATGCAATGCCCGGCACAGTGGAAACCGAGAACCTGGAGGGATCCGGGCAAAGAATTGTGAGGTTGGCAGAAACTGAAGCTCAACAGACAGCTCTGCTGGCCAATGCATTGCTGTTAGCCGATGAGCTGGTCCCCCGTGCAGCCATGAAGCTCTCGCCTTCGCTGCAGGACCCCGCCAAACGAGCCTCAGACCGACGGCTCCCAGAGCAGAGGGAACTGAAGAAGAAACTCCAACGAGTCGTTGATCAGTTGCGTGACACCTTCTGCAGACAACACGCCCTGGAACTTATTTTCACAGAAGATGGCGGGGTTCGCTTAAATGCAGATATGTACTTGAGTATGGACGGGAGCGGGGAAGAGCCAGAATGGTTCCCCTCTCTAATATATCAG GAGCTATTCGAAAAGCTGTCAAGGATTGCCTTCATTGCATCAGATATGTTTGTGGGAAGAGAAAGATTTGCAACTATGCTTCTGGTGAGACTCACTGATACTGTCATCCTTTGGCTCTCTGAAGATCAGGCCTTCTGGGAAGAAATTGAGGAAGGTCCAAGGCCCTTAGGCCCTTTTGGACTTCAACAG TTCTATCTGGATATGGAGTTTGTGATTCTGTTTGCATCCCAAGGTCGGTATTTATCCCGAAACCTGCACCAAGTTATCAAGAACATCATAGGCAGAGCCATTGAAGCAGTTGCTGCAAGCAAGATTGATCCTTACAG CACGCTCCCGGATGATGAATGGTTTGCAGATGTTGCTCAAATCGCAATAAAGATGCTCAACGGAAAAGCCAACTTTGGGAATATGGAAAGAGAGGCCGGCGCCGTCGGTAGCCCCACCGCATCTGTATCGTCTCCGGTTTCTCATGGGAGTCAGTAA
- the LOC116033663 gene encoding uncharacterized protein LOC116033663: protein MAFASSTIRSKRSATRPPSEQLALLQGGGRGGVPDSGVRQSKRLLSCHDSDQLVGYSGGGSMALRACTLSNRVASGRPTLEPDQPVGSTDSTSSDDDFQTAPRGFVEADRRGTGVDVGMAKDGRAPVGVFKEFFTIKTRCRPKPLVCAIKDFNSRQCEAVREIGFGGVQQPCV, encoded by the exons ATGGCCTTTGCATCTTCTACCATTCGGTCGAAGAGGTCggcgactagacctcctagcgAACAACTGGCGCTCCTCCAAGGCGGTGGGCGAGGGGGAGTCCCGGACTCTGGTGTTCGACAGTCAAAGAGGCTCTTGTCTTGCCACGACTCCGATCAGCTGGTCGGTTATTCTGGTGGAGGGTCGATGGCTCTCCGTGCGTGTACGCTGTCGAATAGGGTGGCTTCAGGTCGGCCTACTTTAGAACCAG ACCAGCCGGTGGGTAGCACTGATAGTACCTCATCGGATGATGACTTCCAAACGGCGCCTCGTGGGTTTGTGGAGGCAGATCGTAGGGGCACTGGGGTGGATGTAGGAATGGCCAAAGACGGAAGGGCACCAGTGGGGGTTTTCAAAGAGTTCTTCACGATTAAGACTCGGTGTAGGCCTAAACCACTTGTGTGTGCTATAAAAGACTTCAATTCACGTCAATGTGAAGCGGTTAGGGAGATTGGATTTGGGGGTGTCCAACAACCATGTGTATGA
- the LOC116032004 gene encoding universal stress protein PHOS34-like has translation MHHQQKSVHFEPGHHRRVRSVTPLAIAPPSLPRVFSPVVSPTQRRRVAIAVNLSDESAFAVRWAVQNYLRPGDGVVLLHVQPTAVLYGADWGISPPADEKDLPSPAENFADDLTSVKAGNLAEPLVRANVPFKIHIVKDHDLKERLCLEVERLGLSAMIMGSRGFGKGSNNKVERLGSVSDYCVHHCICPVVVVRYPGGDGGGRVGKRAATDVVDLHPVPEDSECEYHDADDEVDDEFEGV, from the coding sequence ATGCATCATCAACAAAAATCCGTCCACTTTGAACCGGGCCATCACCGCCGGGTTCGAAGTGTGACGCCGCTGGCAATCGCGCCGCCGTCACTCCCGCGCGTGTTCTCCCCGGTCGTGAGCCCCACGCAACGCCGGCGCGTGGCCATAGCCGTCAATCTCAGCGACGAGAGCGCCTTCGCCGTGAGATGGGCCGTCCAGAATTATCTCCGGCCGGGCGACGGCGTGGTCCTGCTCCACGTCCAGCCCACCGCCGTGCTGTACGGCGCCGACTGGGGGATCTCCCCGCCCGCCGACGAGAAAGACCTGCCGTCGCCGGCGGAAAATTTCGCCGACGATTTGACGAGCGTGAAAGCGGGGAATCTGGCTGAGCCGCTGGTGAGGGCGAACGTGCCGTTTAAAATCCACATAGTGAAAGATCACGATCTGAAGGAGCGGCTTTGTTTGGAGGTTGAACGTCTAGGGCTGAGCGCTATGATAATGGGGAGCCGAGGTTTCGGGAAGGGAAGCAATAATAAGGTGGAGAGGCTTGGGAGCGTGAGCGACTATTGCGTCCACCATTGCATTTGCCCCGTGGTGGTTGTGAGATATCCCGGCGGAGACGGCGGCGGGAGAGTGGGGAAGAGGGCGGCGACGGACGTGGTGGATCTCCACCCTGTTCCGGAGGATAGTGAATGCGAGTACCACGATGCTGACGATGAAGTGGATGATGAATTTGAAGGTGTTTGA
- the LOC116031356 gene encoding dynein assembly factor 1, axonemal-like, with product MSADEAMHKTLEDCYNNNHVLDKYSDEDDDIGSNLSSEREAIDDDHKPGKVKKCMSLGTGLDLRAMAYDYGNDSEDYESWQRSFDDSKDFDTMIAHSECSEANSDLVNNDEESASKMSSNGDEKLSEIDEICDDDDIPDETQHEEGDFRLRRMEKWVSELQNCGSFEETNDNNEGAERDKGFMMLDRTSSSPVPKLDEMVSPGKDAVKKYLSSLSSTATFAQLVNRGLVVIPFLSAFTTLRSLDLRGNAIARITGGSLPRGLHILNLSNNNISTIEGLRQLTRLRVLDLSYNRLLRVGHGLGSCSSLKELYLGGNKIGEVEGLHRLLKLNVLDLRFNKISATKCLRQLSANFNLQAINLEGNPAEKHVGDEHLKKYLQALLPHLVFFNHQPIRGGALNHSADRPARLLAGSGHCMRRGGTRSRGSSSHKLSSSSVYSRKSQSTALQSPSTALPKACKSRRGRVPPKATRRSSHHLHSCEVSKLASFRANMYV from the exons ATGTCTGCTGATGAAGCCATGCACAAGACCCTGGAGGACTGCTATAACAACAATCATGTTCTTGATAAATATTCTGACGAAGATGATGATATTGGGAGCAATCTTAGCAGCGAACGTGAAGCCATTGATGATGATCATAAGCCAGGAAAAGTGAAGAAGTGTATGTCTTTGGGCACCGGGTTGGATTTGAGAGCGATGGCATATGATTATGGCAATGATTCCGAGGATTATGAAAGCTGGCAGAGATCTTTCGATGATTCCAAGGATTTTGACACCATGATTGCGCATTCTGAATGTTCAGAAGCGAACTCTGATTTGGTAAACAATGACGAAGAATCTGCATCAAAAATGTCGTCAAATGGCGACGAGAAACTGTCGGAGATAGATGAAATCTGCGACGATGATGACATTCCTGATGAAACACAGCACGAAGAGGGAGATTTCAGGCTAAGGAGGATGGAGAAATGGGTTTCAGAGCTGCAGAATTGTGGGAGTTTTGAAGAAACAAATGATAATAATGAAGGTGCAGAGAGAGATAAAGGGTTTATGATGTTGGACAGAACTTCTTCATCACCTGTGCCCAAACTTGATGAGATGGTGAGCCCTGGCAAAGACGCTGTTAAGAAATATCTGTCTTCTTTGAGTTCTACAGCCACATTTGCTCAGCTTGTGAACCGTGGATTGGTTGTCATCCCATTTCTTAGTGCTTTTACAACCCTCAGATCACTAGATTTGCGTGGAAATGCCATAG CAAGGATTACAGGCGGTTCTCTTCCTCGAGGTCTGCATATTTTGAACCTTTCCAACAATAATATCTCAACCATTGAAGGATTACGCCAGCTTACTCGACTTCGTGTACTTGACTTGAGCTACAACCGTTTGCTAAGAGTTGGTCATG GTCTAGGATCCTGTTCTTCCTTGAAAGAATTGTACCTAGGTGGGAACAAAATTGGCGAGGTTGAAGGTCTCCACCGCCTCCTAAAACTGAACGTTTTGGATCTGAGGTTCAACAAGATTTCCGCAACAAAATGTCTGCGCCAACTCTCAGCAAATTTCAATCTGCAAGCCATAAACCTAGAAGGAAACCCTGCGGAAAAGCACGTCGGCGATGAACACCTGAAGAAGTACCTGCAGGCTCTTCTTCCCCATCTCGTcttcttcaaccaccaaccaATCAGAGGTGGAGCCCTCAACCACTCCGCAGACCGCCCGGCTCGGTTGCTCGCTGGCTCCGGCCACTGCATGCGCCGTGGTGGGACGCGCAGCCGCGGATCTTCCTCACACAAGCTATCGTCTTCGTCAGTCTATAGCCGGAAAAGCCAATCGACGGCGTTGCAAAGCCCATCGACTGCGTTGCCGAAGGCGTGTAAAAGTAGGCGCGGAAGGGTGCCGCCGAAGGCGACAAGAAGAAGCTCTCATCACCTTCACAGTTGTGAAGTTAGCAAGCTTGCAAGTTTCAGGGCTAATATGTATGTGTAG